A genome region from Manihot esculenta cultivar AM560-2 chromosome 5, M.esculenta_v8, whole genome shotgun sequence includes the following:
- the LOC110616078 gene encoding peamaclein, with product MKPFFAVLLLVCLVLTSSFFELTMAGSEFCDSKCEARCAKAGVKDRCLKYCGICCEKCNCVPSGTYGNKDECPCYRDMKNSKGKPKCP from the exons ATGAAGCCGTTCTTTGCAGTTCTTTTGCTGGTCTGTCTTGTTCTTACATCCTCTTTCTTTGAGCTTACGATGGCTGGTTCAG AATTCTGTGACTCGAAGTGTGAGGCGAGATGTGCAAAGGCCGGAGTTAAAGATCGGTGCTTGAAGTACTGTGGAATATGCTGTGAAAAGTGCAATTGTGTGCCCTCTGGTACTTATGGGAACAAGGACGAGTGCCCTTGTTACAGGGACATGAAGAACTCCAAGGGCAAGCCCAAGTGcccttaa
- the LOC110615683 gene encoding aspartic proteinase 36, whose protein sequence is MAWPRSSIIYCWLIVLIVQGFVCSALDFDNHKPPLIIPLHLSTPNVSSHRKAFSSDYNSRQLQNSDLPNARMRLHDDLLLNGYYTTRIYVGTPPQEFALIVDTGSTVTYVPCSTCEQCGMHQDPRFQPDASSTYKPLKCNPSCNCDDEGKQCTYERRYAEKSSSSGVLAEDVISFGNESELTPKRAVFGCENVETGDLFSQRADGIMGLGRGRLSIVDQLVEKDVISDSFSLCYGGMDVGGGAMVLGRISLPPNMVFTHSDPYRSPYYNIELKELHIAGKRLKLNPGVFDGKHGTVLDSGTTYAYLPEEAFLAFKDAIMKETQFLKRVHGPDPNYNDICFSGAGRDVSQLSKIFPEVNMVFSNGQKLSLSPENYLFRHTKVSGAYCLGIFQNGKDPTTLLGGIIVRNTLVTYDRENDKIGFWKTNCSELWKRLQVPGVPVPAPAYVVSPGGNKSEGMPPAQAPSRLPADFVPGEVRIGIITFDMLISVNSSYMRPNLSEVAEFIAHEFEIANLQVHMLNFSSEGNNYRVRWGIFPAESADYISNSTAMNIILRLKDHRLQFPEKFGSYQLVEWKIEPQRKQKWWQKHFFAVAIGVLSTLLVSLSCIGIWMVWRHRQRALGTYEPVGGIVPEQELQPL, encoded by the exons ATGGCTTGGCCGCGCTCTTCCATCATCTATTGTTGGCTGATTGTGTTAATTGTCCAAGGCTTCGTTTGTTCAGCTCTCGATTTCGATAATCACAAGCCCCCTTTGATAATTCCCCTCCATCTCTCCACACCTAATGTTTCCTCTCATCGGAAAGCCTTCAGCAGCGACTACAATAGCCGGCAACTCCAAAATTCGGACCTCCCCAACGCTCGCATGCGCCTCCACGACGATCTCCTCCTCAATGG TTACTACACGACGAGGATATATGTTGGGACACCTCCACAGGAATTCGCTCTTATTGTGGATACTGGCAGTACTGTGACATATGTTCCGTGCTCTACATGTGAACAGTGCGGCATGCATCAG GATCCGAGGTTCCAGCCAGATGCATCTAGCACTTACAAACCTTTGAAATGCAACCCTAGTTGTAACTGTGATGACGAGGGAAAGCAATGCACTTATGAAAGACGGTATGCGGAAAAGAGTTCTAGCAGTGGTGTGCTTGCTGAGGATGTCATTTCTTTTGGAAATGAAAGTGAGCTTACACCTAAGCGTGCTGTTTTTGGCTGTGAAAATGTGGAAACTGGTGACCTTTTCAGCCAACGTGCTGATGGAATAATGGGGTTGGGTCGTGGTCGGCTTAGTATTGTAGATCAGCTTGTTGAAAAGGATGTTATTAGTGACTCATTTTCTTTATGTTATGGTGGGATGGATGTGGGTGGCGGTGCAATGGTTCTTGGTAGGATTTCTCTGCCCCCTAACATGGTTTTTACCCATTCAGACCCTTACCGTAG TCCATATTACAATATTGAGCTGAAGGAACTACATATAGCTGGGAAGCGATTGAAGTTAAACCCAGGTGTCTTTGATGGAAAGCATGGAACAGTTTTGGACAGTGGAACTACGTATGCTTACCTTCCAGAAGAAGCTTTTCTTGCATTCAAGGATGCT ATTATGAAGGAAACCCAATTTCTTAAACGGGTCCATGGCCCTGATCCAAATTACAATGATATTTGTTTTTCTGGAGCTGGAAG GGATGTTTCTCAACTATCAAAAATTTTTCCTGAGGTTAATATGGTATTCAGCAATGGTCAGAAGTTGTCCCTGTCCCCAGAGAACTACCTATTCCGG CATACAAAGGTTAGTGGTGCATATTGCTTGGGAATTTTCCAGAATGGGAAGGATCCAACTACGCTTTTGGGAG GAATTATAGTACGGAATACACTTGTGACTTATGATCGGGAGAATGATAAGATTGGTTTTTGGAAAACTAATTGTTCTGAACTATGGAAGAGACTTCAAGTTCCTGGTGTGCCTGTACCTGCACCCGCATATGTAGTTTCCCCCGGTGGTAACAAAAGTGAAGGAATGCCTCCTGCTCAAGCCCCAAGTAGACTGCCTGCAGATTTTGTTCCAG GTGAAGTTCGAATTGGAATTATAACATTTGATATGTTGATTAGTGTCAACAGCTCTTACATGAGACCCAACTTATCCGAAGTAGCTGAGTTCATTGCCCATGAGTTCGAAATTGCTAATTTGCAG GTTCACATGTTGAATTTCTCCTCAGAAGGAAATAATTACCGTGTTAGATGGGGCATCTTTCCTGCTGAGTCTGCTGATTATATTTCTAATTCCACAGCTATG AACATAATTCTTCGGTTAAAGGACCATAGATTGCAATTTCCTGAGAAATTTGGGAGCTATCAATTGGTTGAATGGAAGATTGAGCCTCAAAGAAAGCA GAAATGGTGGCAGAAACACTTCTTCGCGGTAGCAATAGGAGTTTTGTCGACCCTGCTTGTTAGTTTATCATGTATTGGCATATGGATGGTGTGGAGACATAGACAACGAGCACTTGGTACATACGAACCTGTTGGTGGCATTGTTCCAGAGCAAGAGCTTCAGCCATTATGA